CTGTACTACGCGAAAATCGGACGCCCGTGGCATACGCCACGAAACCTTCTGGATAGCGATAGAATCGCCAATTGTTTCGATCGCACCGACCAGAGTCACAAATATGAAGGCGGGCAGGAGCGACCAGAAAACGGGGCCAAAGCTGAGATCCAAACCCGGCCAACCGCCCGCTTCGGGAAACCCTATCCAGGGAGCTTCGATAACGCGCTGAATATCGTACAGCCCAAAAAATGAGGCGACAACACATCCCACAACGATTCCGATGATCGGCACCCAAAGACGCCACATCCCCGAAACCCGCAGCGCGAGCACCACCACAAAGATCAGCGTCACGACCGCACACACAGGCGCGGCCTCTACCGGCGTTCCCTCGGGCACATCCCCCAACATATCAAAGACAATCGGCATCACGGTCACCGCGATCAGCATGATCACCGTTCCAGCCACGGTTGGCGTAATGATTCGCCGCAACAATGAGAGCCGCGTCGAGAGCGCGAATTGGAACAACGACGAAATAATGACCAGAGTTGCGAGCATCGCTGGCCCACCCTCGGCAAGTGCCGTCACACAAACCGCGATAAACGCGCCAGAAGTACCCATAAGAAGCACGTAACCAGCACCAATGCGCCAAACGCGTACAGCCTGTAATATCGTCGTTATCCCGCTGACCATCAGCGCGGCAAAAACCGCCCACGACAAAAAAGGCTCGCCCCCGCCCGCGGCCCTCACCACGATGACAGGCGTGATCACAATGCCCGCTATACAAAGCAGCGCAGCCTGAAACCCAAGGGCGAAAGTAATAGTATTTGGAGGCTGCTCATCGGGTTCGTAAAGTACTCTTTGACTACCGTCTTCAGATCCAGATTGCATCATTCAAATCCCTTCTTAATACGATGTCAGCAACTCATTGCCATAAGCAAATAGCGCAGGTGTCCCACCCGTATGCACAAACACAACCGTCTGATCTCTGCGATACCATCCCTCGCGGATATGCTCAATCATCGCACCATAAGTTTTGCCCGCATAAACGGGATCGAGCAATAACCCTTCGGTTTGCGCGGCCAACAAGACGGCCTCGCGCGCTCCGGCCGTCAGGACCCCATAAGCCGGTCCCGCGTATTTGCCATAACTCTCAAAATCATCTGCCGTAAAACTCAGATCCAAATTCAAAATTTTACACACCTCATTTGCCACCTCGGCGAGTTGCACATTCTTTTTTTCATCGTCCTGTGGACTTGGACTTATGCCAATAATCCGCACATCAACACCCAGTGCTTTTGCACCAACGACAAGCCCGGTATGCGTATGCACGCCCGCACACACATAAATCGCATCGGGCATCACATCCATTGCCTGCATCTGCTCCCACAATTCCAAAAACCCATCCACATAAGACACGCTGCGATAATAATACCCGTCCGAACTCGTGTTATAGACCCTGTGTCCATCGGCCTTTAACTTCTCGATAACAGCTACCTTCTCCTGCTCGCTCTCGATCAAATGCACCTCTGCGCCAAACAGATGCGTGAGCAGCAAATTGCCATTCACGGGATCTGCATGGTCATCCTTGCGCCCAACCATCACCGCCTTTAGACCCAACCTCGCCGCAACCGCTGCGGTCAACCGCGATTGGTTCGACTGCGACGCGGCGCCGTGAAGCAACACATCATACCCTTCATCCACAGCGGGTGCGACGGAATACTCAAACTCGCGCACCTTATTCCCCCCAAACGCCAACCCCGTCTGATCCTCGCGCTTGACCAGAATGCGCGGGCCACCCAACTTCTCTGCCAACCTCGGGCAATCCATCAACGGCGTGGGCAAATCGGCAAGCGACAATCGGCTACACGTCCCCAACGCCTCTCGAACCTCTCGAATCGAATAGCTCAAGGGTATCACTCCTATTCTGTATCTAACTCAACCGCCTGAAGCAGCGCTTTGATAAAGCCAAATTGAAAGGCAAATGCCTGTTCGAAATGCCCTTGTGCTTCGTGTCCGGGCGCGTGATCGGGAACAATCATGTGCGGATAACCCACTTCCTTGAGCGCTTTCATCAGCACAAACATATTCATATCGCCCTCATCGGGATAAACCTCCTGAAACTTGTTGCGTCCACCCGTGATATTGCGGAAGTGGATGAGGTGAATTTTTTTTCGCTGCCCAAAATAGCGGATAATATCGGCCACCTCATTTCGCGGATCCACAACGCTCTCTGCCATACAACCGAGGCACAGATTGAGGCCGTGATAAGGACTTGGGCAAATATCGATAAACCCCTTGAACCCATCGTATCCACCCAGCACGCGATCAACACCTTTGTAACCCGGCGGCAACCAGGGGTCGCACGGGTGACAGGCCATACGCACTTTGCATTCGGTGGCAACGGGAATAATGCGCTCCAAAAAGAACGTAATATTTTCCCAATTCTGTTCCGCCGTAACCGGTTCATCATACCGCGGCGCATCTGCATCTGCCTTAGACAAATCCCATGTGGAATAGCGCACGTCCCCCCGCCCCAGCGGAACGCTTTCCGTGCGTTGATTTTCCATCTCGCACAGAAAATACTTCAGCGCGGGAATACCCGCATCTGCGGCAGCGCGCACCATATCGCAGGCGATCTCGATTTCCTTTTCCCCGTCTTTCCTATTGCCTCGCATAAACTCGGGCACAAAACTGCCATCGACATTCAGGTGTTGCACCGGCAATGCCACCATCTCCACAGTAATACCGTGTTTTGCGGCTTTTTCT
This window of the Gemmatimonadota bacterium genome carries:
- a CDS encoding pyridoxal-phosphate dependent enzyme; amino-acid sequence: MSYSIREVREALGTCSRLSLADLPTPLMDCPRLAEKLGGPRILVKREDQTGLAFGGNKVREFEYSVAPAVDEGYDVLLHGAASQSNQSRLTAAVAARLGLKAVMVGRKDDHADPVNGNLLLTHLFGAEVHLIESEQEKVAVIEKLKADGHRVYNTSSDGYYYRSVSYVDGFLELWEQMQAMDVMPDAIYVCAGVHTHTGLVVGAKALGVDVRIIGISPSPQDDEKKNVQLAEVANEVCKILNLDLSFTADDFESYGKYAGPAYGVLTAGAREAVLLAAQTEGLLLDPVYAGKTYGAMIEHIREGWYRRDQTVVFVHTGGTPALFAYGNELLTSY
- a CDS encoding mannonate dehydratase, which gives rise to MAAEMYAGAEWDPENPRMHIGTQRFSTSDEHLEFLARCGVTNMALNDAREITPDPSRGWTVEEIVEKQEKAAKHGITVEMVALPVQHLNVDGSFVPEFMRGNRKDGEKEIEIACDMVRAAADAGIPALKYFLCEMENQRTESVPLGRGDVRYSTWDLSKADADAPRYDEPVTAEQNWENITFFLERIIPVATECKVRMACHPCDPWLPPGYKGVDRVLGGYDGFKGFIDICPSPYHGLNLCLGCMAESVVDPRNEVADIIRYFGQRKKIHLIHFRNITGGRNKFQEVYPDEGDMNMFVLMKALKEVGYPHMIVPDHAPGHEAQGHFEQAFAFQFGFIKALLQAVELDTE